From a region of the Zingiber officinale cultivar Zhangliang chromosome 4B, Zo_v1.1, whole genome shotgun sequence genome:
- the LOC121978235 gene encoding uncharacterized protein LOC121978235 gives MGLQTDLIEDTTKVIQNIRQRIETVQSRQKSYAVVHRGPLEFDVGDTVFLKVAYELELPQEMSSIHNVFHVSMLKKHVPNAKQVIEPQMIHVQEDLSYENRPIQIIDWEVKKLRNKEILLVKVL, from the exons atgggactccagacagaTCTTATCGAGGACACTACCAAAGTCATTCAGAACATTCGGCAGAGGATAGAAACTgttcagagtcggcagaagagctatgcggtTGTGCACCGTGGACCACTAGAATTTGATGTTGGGGACACAGTgtttctcaaa gtagcttatgagctggaactaccaCAGGAAATGTCAtccattcataatgtatttcatgtctcaatgctgaagaagcatgttcctaaTGCAAAacaagtgattgagccacagatgATACatgttcaagaggatctcagttatgaaaatcgacctattcagataattgaTTGGGAAGTAAAGAaactgaggaacaaagagatactaTTAGTGAAGGTGTTGTag
- the LOC121975011 gene encoding RNA polymerase II subunit 5-mediating protein homolog isoform X2 codes for MGDGVKGMITPLRSLFSPEEARKAAQRVEGAVVQRRSEFRRLQGFVSENSALISLVRSLPDELSHEIMVPFGGATFFPGRLIHTNEFLVLLGDGYYAERTAKQTMDILHRRGKAMEAQVEALKETMLDLEAEAKFFNSTAEEAI; via the exons ATGGGCGATGGCGTAAAGGGAATGATCACCCCCCTCAGATCCCTTTTCTCCCCCGAGGAGGCGCGGAAGGCCGCACAGCGGGTGGAGGGAGCTGTCGTCCAACGCCGTAGCGAGTTCCGGCGTCTCCAGGGCTTCGTCTCCGAGAATTCCGCCCTTATATCCCTTGTTCGCTCCCTTCCAGATGAGCTCTCTCACGAAATCATG GTTCCTTTTGGAGGTGCGACTTTCTTCCCTGGCCGCCTTATCCATACCAACGAGTTTCTG GTATTATTAGGAGATGGATATTATGCAGAGAGAACTGCGAAGCAGACTATGGATATTTTGCATAGGAGGGGCAAGGCAATGGAAGCCCAGGTTGAGGCTTTGAAGGAGACGATGTTGGATCTTGAGGCCGAGGCTAAGTTCTTCAATTCCACAGCGGAAGAGGCTATT